The Argentina anserina chromosome 3, drPotAnse1.1, whole genome shotgun sequence genome includes a region encoding these proteins:
- the LOC126786765 gene encoding lysM domain receptor-like kinase 4 — protein MILFWFFILVCLDSSQAQQYYDGIECASSLSYPGSRYTCNMFQNSCRTYVVYRANQQFQTIADISSLFHMDYDAMLRLNNLTSHSVVLRSGREVLIPINCSCSGQYFEASFSYLVSKIMSYSEIACGVFEGLLKSSTLAEENLAQAINMGDELRVPLKCACPDNSTSVKGVEYLVTYPFIEGDGPILLSKRFGISPEDLSFVNNLEPPNPTVFPNTTILVPLRKPPVLNFNIPDSPPPTPGFLPTVSVVKPNNSTRLRVLYIAGSVVGFSLLLLALMACVVMYRRAYKRWKIEKFHSFNARSSPLSISPVRSPLKSGLTGRSSSPMSTCLSPDILAGLKYSLFNYSIEEIRRATRDFNEENKTSARVYRGVINNAEVMIKQMTSVETSHVIDVHSKINHINILNLEGVSYGESDLSWSYLVFELPSNGCLRDCLSHTSNSLQWSQRTQIAFDIATGLHYLHCCTFPSYAHLNINSRNIFVTGNWRVKLANIGTLSALGSSENKGWVAPEYLLYGSASEKVDIFAFGVVLLELISAREDIDGKLFKESIKFLGGGSSEGGFLEQLRSFMDQQLKEYPLAEALCLAVLAKACVEDDPLHRPSIDDIIKVLARMVEPEVNRHVW, from the coding sequence ATGATTCTTTTCTGGTTCTTCATCTTGGTTTGCTTAGATTCAAGCCAAGCTCAACAGTACTATGATGGTATCGAGTGTGCTTCCAGTCTCAGCTACCCCGGTTCCAGATACACCTGCAATATGTTCCAGAATTCATGCAGAACCTACGTGGTGTACAGAGCCAACCAACAGTTTCAGACCATTGCAGATATCTCAAGCTTGTTTCATATGGACTACGATGCAATGCTTAGACTCAACAATCTCACATCTCATTCTGTTGTGCTCCGATCAGGTAGAGAAGTCCTCATCCCCATCAATTGTTCTTGCTCAGGTCAATATTTTGAGGCAAGTTTCAGCTACCTGGTGTCCAAAATAATGTCATACTCGGAGATAGCTTGCGGAGTTTTTGAAGGGTTGCTCAAGTCCTCTACACTTGCTGAGGAAAACTTGGCTCAAGCCATCAACATGGGCGATGAGCTTCGCGTGCCTCTAAAATGTGCTTGTCCCGATAACTCAACTAGTGTGAAAGGAGTGGAGTACCTTGTGACTTACCCTTTCATTGAAGGAGATGGACCAATCCTTTTGAGTAAGAGGTTTGGAATCTCTCCAGAAGATTTATCGTTTGTCAATAATTTAGAGCCACCAAATCCAACTGTATTTCCAAACACAACTATTTTAGTTCCCTTGAGAAAACCTCCTGTTCTGAACTTCAATATTCCAGATTCTCCACCTCCAACACCTGGTTTTCTTCCCACAGTTTCTGTCGTGAAGCCGAATAACAGCACAAGATTAAGGGTTTTGTATATAGCAGGGTCTGTTGTTGGGTTTTCACTACTACTTTTAGCATTGATGGCATGTGTAGTTATGTATAGGAGAGCCTATAAGAGGTGGAAGATTGAGAAGTTCCACTCCTTCAATGCCAGAAGCTCTCCACTTTCAATTTCACCAGTCAGAAGTCCTTTAAAATCTGGTTTAACGGGTCGATCAAGCTCTCCAATGTCGACGTGTTTATCTCCGGATATTCTTGCTGGATTAAAGTACTCTTTGTTCAACTACAGCATAGAAGAGATTAGGAGAGCAACAAGGGATTTCAATGAAGAGAACAAGACTAGTGCTCGAGTCTATAGAGGGGTGATAAACAATGCTGAAGTGATGATTAAGCAGATGACATCTGTCGAAACTAGCCATGTTATTGATGTCCATTCCAAAATCAACCACATAAATATTTTGAACTTGGAGGGTGTTTCTTATGGAGAAAGTGACTTGTCCTGGTCATATTTAGTGTTTGAGCTTCCAAGCAATGGCTGCTTGAGGGACTGCCTGTCTCATACATCTAATTCTCTTCAGTGGTCGCAACGAACACAAATAGCTTTTGATATTGCCACAGGACTTCACTATCTGCACTGCTGTACTTTCCCTTCCTATGCTCACCTCAACATAAACAGTAGAAATATTTTTGTAACAGGAAATTGGAGGGTCAAACTTGCAAATATTGGAACTCTTTCCGCATTGGGATCTTCCGAAAACAAAGGATGGGTTGCACCGGAGTACCTTCTATACGGCTCAGCTTCTGAAAAGGTGGATATTTTTGCTTTTGGGGTCGTTTTACTTGAGCTCATCTCTGCCAGAGAGGACATTGATGGGAAGTTGTTTAAGGAGTCCATCAAATTTTTAGGTGGGGGTAGTAGTGAAGGAGGTTTTCTTGAGCAGCTCAGGAGCTTCATGGATCAACAGTTAAAAGAATACCCTCTTGCTGAGGCTCTATGTTTAGCTGTTTTGGCCAAGGCATGTGTTGAGGATGATCCTCTCCACAGGCCATCGATCGATGATATCATCAAAGTGCTTGCCAGAATGGTAGAACCAGAAGTCAATCGTCATGTATGGTAG